The genomic window CCTCCTCGCCGCCGCCGCTGCTGCTCACGAGGCCCACCACCATCACCATGACGGCGACCGTGATCCACTCCCCCATGCGCCGCTTCACCTCACCGCCGGTGTAGGAGGCCCATTCGCCCGGCTCGTACACCCAGTGCGCCAGCACCCGCTCGCCCGATGGGAGCGTGGGCGGGACCGGCGTCGGTACGACGTCGCCGGGGCGCGAGGGCGCGGACGGCACCGTCTGGGGCGCGAGGGCGGCGGGGCGGGAGCCGACGGCCGCGCGGATGGCGTTCTGGTGCGCGGTCTCCTCGACGACGGCGCGGCGCCACTTCACCAGCATGTGGATGCCGCTCAGCAGCAGGGTCAGGCCGGCGGCGGCCATCACCATGAACACGATGCGCATCTCGCCCGTCTCCGCCAGCGAGCCCACGACCCCCAGCAGCAGGAGGATCGGCGACATGCACAGCACCAGCGCCGCGGATACCGCGTTCATCGGGTGGGACGAGTTGATCATCGGAGCCGCTCCTGCCCCATTCTGGACCTCCGCGCCGCGGACGCGGGGCGCGCATGCGGCAGGCGCCCGAAACGTCTGCCGTCTCGGGCGCAACGTTGCATCCGGAATGGCCGGATCACAAGAGTGATGAAAGGGACGCCCCCGGCGCGCCACCGCGCCCAAGCAACGGCGTGCATCCGGGCGGTGGGCCGAAAGGTGCGCGCACTCGCGATTGACACGGAACGGCGCCTGCGGCATCATTCACAATCCCTTCCAACCTGGTGTGCCGCAGGCACCTTCCGGGGTGCTCGCCATCACCCATTTCCGCTCGAATACGGTGCACGACTACGAGGTGGAACGGCTCCGGCTGGCGGCGCCCCGCGTCGCGCTGGCGGAGCACGCGTCCCGGGCGGCCGGATGACGACACCGGACACGGCCTCCGCGGACGACCTGGGGGCGCTGATCCGCGCGGCGGCCACCCGGCCGCTGAGCGCGGACGAGGCGGAGCGGGCCTTCAACGAGGTGATGGAGGGGCGCGCCACCCCCGTGCAGATGGCGGCGCTCCTGGTCGCCATCCGCGTGCGCGGCGCGGTCCCGAGCGAGGTGGCGGGCGGCGTGCGCGCGCTGCGCCGCGCGATGATCCCCGTCCCCACCGACGCGGCGGGGCTGGTGGACACCTGCGGCACGGGCGGCGGCGCGATCACCACCTTCAACATCTCCACCGCGGCGGCGCTGTTGGCGGCGGGGGCGGGGGTGCGCGTGGCGAAGCACGGCAACCGCTCCTTCACCTCCCGCTGCGGCAGCGCCGACGTGCTGGAGGCGCTCGGCGTGCGGCTGGACCTGCCGCCGGACCGCGAGGCGCAGGTGCTGGAGGAGTGCGGGATCGTCTTCATGTTCGCGCCGCTTCACCACCCGGCCATGAAGCACGTGGGCCCCATCCGCCGCGAGCTGGGGATGCCGACGCTGATGAACGTCCTGGGCCCCGTCACCAACCCCGCCGGCGCGCGGCGGCAGGTGGTCGGCGTCTCCGACCCCGCGCTCCTGGAGCTGATCGCGGGCGCGCTGGCGGAACTGGGCCACGAGCGCGCGCTGGTCGTCCACGGTGAGCCGGGCCTCGACGAGGTGAGCCCCATCGGCACCACCGAGATCCTGGAGGTGAACGCCGGCGCCGTCACACGCCGCACCTTCGACCCCGCCACGCTCGGCTGGGAGCCGTTCACCGCGCGTGGCCTGGAGGGCGGCGATCCGCAGGACAACGTCCGCACCGTCGTCTCCGTGCTGCGCGGCGAGACGGGGGGCGTCGCGCGCGCCGCCGTGGTCCTCAACGCCGGCGCCGCCATCTACGTCTCCGGCCAGGCGGCCTCGCTGGAAGATGGCATCGCCTCCGCCGGCGCCGCCCTCGACGCGGGCCGCGGCTGGGACGCCCTCCAGCACCTCCGCGACGCTTCGCGACGCTAAGCTTCGTTTCCACAACCACTTCGCCCCTGCCGCGCTCGTCCGCGGCAGGGGCGATCTGTTTTGTCCCCAATCCAGATCTTAGGATCAGCTTCTTACCACTCTACGATAAGAGTATTGACGAGTATCAATATCCCTGTTATTGATAATCGAGATGTGCTCGTCTCGCACTTCAACGCGGAGGAAGGTCCCGTGCCCCGACCGTACCCCGATGCCCTGGCACTCACCCGGCGAGTCCTGCGGATCGTGATCGTGCTGAACCTGCTGCTGGGCTTCCTGATCCTGGCGCTGCTGATCGCCACGCTCGTCGCACAGACGTTCGTGGTCGCCGCGCTCGGTGTGCCGCCGAGAAATCAGAGCGCGGCGCTGATCCTGGGGATGCGCCTCGTGATGGTGCTCGGCATCGCCTCGGTTCCGCTCGCGCACCTCGTCCTCAAGCGCCTGCAGGCCATCGTGGACACGGTTGGGCAGTCGGATCCGTTCGTGGCGGAGAACGCGGTGCGGATGCGGACGATCGCGTGGGCGGTGCTGGGGATGGAGCTCATGCACCTCGCGATCGGCGTGATCGCGGCCGCCGTGTCCACCCGGGAGCAGCCGTTCGACGTCGATTGGAGCTTCTCCTTCACGCCCTGGGTCGCGGTGCTGCTGCTCTTCGTGCTCGCGCGCGTCTTCGAGCAGGGCGCCCTCATGCGCGACGACCTGCAGGGAACGGTCTGAGATGCCGATCATCGTGAAGCTCGACGACATGCTCTACGCGCGCCGGATGACGCTCACGGAGCTGTCGGAGCGCATCGGGATCACGCTCGCCAACCTGTCGATCCTCAAGACCGGCAAAGCGCGCGCGGTCCGCTTCTCCACGCTGGAGGCGATCTGCGAGGCGCTGCAGTGCCAGCCGGGCGACCTGCTCGCGTTCAGCGACGGCTCGGAGCCGCCCGCCTCATGAGTACCACCACCCACCACACCAGCCGCCCCGGCGCAGGGGCGAAGGAGCGCACCATGCACGAACTGTCCACTTTGCGGCTCAACCTGCTGCGCGCGATGTACCTGATCATCGCCGTGGGCATGGGCAGCCAGATCTGGCCGCTGATCCTGGGCCCCAAGATGCCGGAGCACATGCGCGGCGTCGTCTGGTCGATGCTCGGCGCGCTCACGGTCCTGTCGCTGTTGGGGCTTCGCTACCCGGTCCGGATGATGCCGCTGCTCATCTTCGAGCTCGCGTGGAAGTGCGTCTGGGTCGCTGCATTCGGCATCCCGCTCTGGTCGGCCGGCCGCCTGGACGCCGGCACCTCGGAGACGCTCTTTTCCTGCATGTTCGGCGTGGTCCTGGTTCCGCTCGTGCTCCCCTGGCCCTACATCTTTGCGACGTACCTAAAGGCTCCGGGCGACCCCTGGCGGCGGCCTTCGGCACCTCGCACGAGCGGAGTGGTCTCGCTGGAGAGCTGAGGCGCGCGTGGTTCTCGGCCTCTCCCGCCGGCCTCTTAGCCCGCGCAGTAGATCCTTCGCTCCGCGCCAGAGGCCTGAGCACGGGAGAGGACTAAGCAGCGCGTCGCTCAGGATGACAAAATGGGTGGGGCGGCCCTCACGGGAGCACGGCCCCGCGCAAACGCCCGCTGTGCCCGAGACCGCTTCAGCGGTCTTCGCGTGGTTCCAGCCGGGGGATTTATCCCCCGGCGTTGCGACGCCCCCGGCGCTAATCCCCCGGCACACGCAAAACGCCCCCGCCAGGACCGAGATCCAGGCGGGGGGGCGCGTTCACCAGATCCCGCGAGCTACAGCGTGAAGACCGCGCGCAGGTCCCACGGGCCGGGGATCGGCGGGGGGGTCGCCGGGTCGAGGACCATCATGCGGCGGCCCTCCTTGGAGATCCGCCCCACCACGAACGGTACCGGCTGCGCGTCCTTCATCGTCGTCGCTCCCAGGGAATGGTTGGGCCGCACCGCGGACCGGGCCAGCCCGCCCAGCCGCCGCGCACGGGCGCGGAGGAGCGGGCGGCGGGCACGGACCGGCACGGGATCAGTACTTACGGATGACGCCGACCACGATCCCCTGGATCTGCACCGCATCCGCCGGGAAGTACATCGGCTCCATGGTGGGGTTGGCCGGTTGCAGGCGCACCTTGCCGTCCTTCTCCCGGTAGAACTTCTTGACCGTGGCGGAGCCGCCCACCGTCCCATCCGAGACCAGCGCCACCACCATCTCCCCGTTGTCCGCCGTCTGGCGGGAGTTGACGATGATGTAGTCGCCGTCGCGGATCTGCTCGTCGATCATGGAGTCTCCCTTGACGCGGAGGACGTAGTTGTTGCCGCGCCGCACCATGTCGTGGGGAACCGTGACCGTCTCCTGCAGGCCGTCCGTCACCTCCAGCGGGAGACCCGCCGCGACGGTGCCCATCAGGGGGAGCTCGATGGCCGGAGCGTGCAGGTCCGCGCGGACCACTTCAAGAGACCGGCTCTTGTTGTAGTTCTTCCGCAGGAAGCCCTTTTGCTCCAGATTGGTGAGATGCTCGTGGACGGTCGCCAGCGAGGAGTATTGGAAGTGCTCCGCAATCTCCTCGTAGCTCGGGGAGTACCCGTTCGTCTCCACGAAGGATTCGACGTAGTCCAGGATCTGCCGCTGCTTCTTCGTGAGCGCCATTGCGCCTCCGGCTGTTGATATCGGGGTTGCATCCGAACAGGCACCGAAGCAATATACCCGAACGCAAACCGAAGCGCAAGCAATCAATTTTCCGTGATCTCAAACATCCTGGACCGCATCGTCGCCACCAAGCGCGAGGAGCTGCGCGGCCTTGCCGGAACCGCCCCCGAACTGCGCTCCCGCGCGGCCGACGCGCCGCCTCCGCGGGGCTTCGCCACTTCGCTGCGCCGTCCCGGCGAGGTGCGCCTGCTGGCCGAGGTGAAGCGCCGCTCCCCGTCCGCCGGCGAGATCCGCCCCGGCGCAGATCCGGCCGAGGTCGCCCGCGCGTACCAGCAGGGCGGGGCGGCGGCCGTCTCCGTGCTCACCGACCGCGAGTACTTCGGCGGCGACCTGGACGCCCTCCGCAGCGTGGCGTCCGCGGTGGCGCTCCCCGTCATCCGCAAGGACTTCGTCATCGACCCGCTGCAGGTGTGGGAGGCGCGCGGCGCGGGGGCGGACGCGGTGCTGCTGATCGTGCGCATCCTGGACGACGAGCTCCTGCGCGAGCTTCACGCGCAGATCCGCGAGCTGGGGATGGACGCGCTGGTGGAGGCGCACAACCCGGACGAGGTGGAGCGCGCCCTTGCCGCCGGCGCTACCCTGCTGGGGATCAACAACCGCGATCTGGACACTTTCGTCACCGATCTGGACCTGTCGGTGCGGCTGGCCGGCGCGGTGCCCGCCGGGGTGACGCTGGTGGCGGAGAGCGGGATCCGCGCGGCTTCGGACGTGGACCGGCTCGGCGCGGCCGGTGTAGACGCAATCCTCGTGGGCGAGTCGCTGATGCGGCAGGAGGACCTGCGCGCCGCGGCCGCCGCCCTGGCCGGGCGCCCCAAGGTGGAGCGGGTGTGACGCATCCCGAGGTCAAGGTCTGCGGCCTGACGCGCCACGAGGACGCGCGGGTTGCAGCCGAAGCCGGCGCCGCGTACCTGGGCGCCGTTTTCGCGCCCGGCGGCCGCCGCACGGTGACGCCGGAGGCCGCTCGCGTTATTTTTGGCGATCTCCCCGCGCGCAGGGTCGGCGTCTTTGTGGACGCTTCGCTTGACGAGCTGGAGGCCGCCGGGCGCGCGGCCGGGCTCGACGTGGTGCAGCTTCACGGCGACGAGACGCCGGAGCTGGCGGCGGAGCTCCGGGCCCGCGGCTGGACGGTGTGGAAGGCGCTGCGCCCCCGCACCGGCGCCGAGCTGGCGGCCGAGGCGCCGCGCTGGGCCGGCTCGGTGGACGCGCTCCTCCTGGACGGCTTCAGCACCGCGGCCCGCGGCGGCACCGGCGCATCGTTCCCGTGGGCCGAGGTCGCCGCGCACCGCGACGCCGTCCCGGACGGGGTCGCCCTGATCGCGGCCGGCGGCCTGCGCCCCGAGAACGTGGCCGAGGCGGCCGCCATCCTCCACCCCGACGTGGTGGACGTGAGCTCGGGAGTCGAATCGGCCCCCGGCCTCAAGGACGGGGAAGCGGTGCGCCGGTTCATCCAGGCGGCCCATTCCCCATTCCCCATTCCCCATTCCCGGCAGTCCTGATGTCCCAGGCAGCACCCGTGGCGCGCGAACAACGCGCCGGACGCTTCGGCGAATACGGCGGACGCTTCGTCCCCGAGACCCTGATCACCGCGCTGGACGAGCTGGAGGAGGTGTACGCCGCCGCCGCGGCCGACCCGGCGTTCTGGGACGAGCTGCACGCCCTGTGGCGCGACTTCGTGGGGCGGCCCACACCGCTGTACCGCGCCCGCCGCCTGGGCGAGGCGGCCGGCGCGGACGTGTGGCTGAAGCGCGAGGACCTCAACCACACCGGCGCGCACAAGATCAACAACTCGCTGGGGCAGGTGCTGCTGGCGCGGCGGATGGGGAAGGAGCGCATCATCGCCGAGACCGGGGCGGGGCAGCACGGGGTGGCCACCGCCACCGCCTGCGCCCTGTTCGGCCTGCGGTGCATCGTGTACATGGGCGAGGAGGACGTGCAGCGCCAGGCGCTCAACGTCTACCGGATGAAGCTGCTGGGAGCCGAGGTCCGCCCCGTCTCCAGCGGCACGCGCACCCTCAAGGACGCCACCAACGAGGCGATCCGCGACTGGGTCACCAACGTTGCCGACACGCACTACATCATCGGCTCCGTCGTCGGCCCGGACCCGTATCCGCGCATGGTGCGCGACTTCCAGAGCATCATCGGCCGCGAGACGCGCGAGCAGATGCTGGCCGTCGAGGGCCGCCTCCCGGTCGCGGTGGTGGCGTGCGTGGGTGGCGGCTCCAACGCCATCGGCATGTTCCACCCCTTCGTCGGCGACGAGGGTGTGGAGCTGGTCGGCGTGGAGGCCGCGGGCGAGGGGCTCGACACGCAGCGCCATGCCGCCACGCTGACCCTGGGCAAGCCGGGCGTCCTCCACGGCTGCCTGAGCTACCTCCTGCAGGACGATGCGGGCCAGGTCGCCCCCGCGCACTCCGTCTCCGCCGGCCTCGACTACCCGGGCGTGGGCCCCGAGCACTCCGCCCTCAAGGACCAGGGCCGCGCCACCTACGCCGCCGTCACGGACGCGGAGGCCCTCGACGCCTTCGGCCGCCTCGCGCGACTCGAAGGCATCATCCCCGCCCTCGAAACCGCCCACGCCATCGCCTACGTGCTGCGCGAGGGTGCGAAGTGGGCCGGCAAGGGGCCTGTCGTCATCTGTCTGAGCGGGCGGGGGGACAAGGACGTGGCGCAGGTGGCGGCGATGGGGACGGCAGTGCGTTAGTGCGTTAGTGCGTTAGTGCGCTGGACCGGGGTGGAGCGTCGGTTTTGGAGCCCCGTTTCACGAGCGCCGGTCCAGGCGATGTCCGCCTCCGCGGACTCGGGCCGATGCCTGCGATGCGCGAGACCGCTTCAGCGGTCTTCCCGTGGTTCCAGCCGGGGGATTCATCCCCCGGTTGCGGCGGCGATGCGCCCGCGCCGACCCGCCCCCGCCGCACCGATCCACGCCCCCGAACCTGCGAAGGCAGGTTTCCCGCGGTGGTTGCAGCGGTTTCAACCGCCGGCCCCCCACATCCCGTCGCCTTCGGTCCGAGGTCTTTCTGCCGCGCTTGCAAGAGGTTGTGCGGCGTACCGCGGGCGGCTAAACTGTTGCATCCTTCCCAAAGCCCCGCCCGCATGTCCGATTCACTCCTCCAGACCAGCGCCAGCGCATCTTCGGCCGCCCACATGGCCGCGGACCCGTTGCGCGCGGAAGTCAGGGAGGTGGTGCAGGGGATCTCCAAGGCGCTGCGGGCGCACCTGCTGTACGAGGGGAAGAGCCCCGCGCTGGACCGCTTCATGGAGCTGCTCGCCGCGCGCATGGCGCAGCTCTGGGAGCAGATGCCGCACCTGACGCTCTCGGTTGAGGAGCGCGAGCTGCACTGGCACGGCGCCGCCGTCTTCCAGAGCGACGAGCGCGACAACCTCGCCTTCCTCCTCTACCGCGACGGGGTGCGCGAGATCACGCTGCGCCGCGGCTTCGAGGAGGAAGAGCTCCAGCGGCTCGTGGAGATCCTGGCCCACGCGCACCAGGTGCGCGGCGCGGATGTGGACGACCTTCTCACCATCTTCTGGGAGAAGGACTGGCTCTGCTTCCGCTACCGCTACGTGGAGGCGCTCCCGGACGGGGTGCACCTTCCCGATGCGGTTTCGGGCGAGACGAAGACGGTGGCCGCGCCGCGCGCGGAGGCGGAGCAGGCACCCCGCGCCACCGTCACCACCGACGACTTCCGCGAGGCGGTCTACTTCCTCGACCAGACGGAGCTGAACCGCCTGGCCGCCGAGGTGCGCGCCGAGATGGAGCGCGACCTGTGGACGGGAGTGCTCACGGCGCTCTTCGACCGGCTGCAGGACGGCACGCACGCGCGGCAGGAGCAGGTGATGGAGGTGCTGGGCGACGCCATTCCCACGCTGCTGGGCGCGGCGCGGGTGGACCTGGCGGCGTACGTGGTGGGGGAGATGGTCTCCGTCGCCACGACGGCGCGGCTGGCGCCGGGGGTGCTGCGCGGGGTGCGCGCCCTCTTCGCCCAGCTCGCCGAGCCCGCCACCGTCGCCGAGCTGGTGCGCACCGTGGAAGAGGCCGGCGAACGGGTGCGCGACGACGACCTCTCCACCCTCCTCTCCTTCTTCCCCCCCGAAGCGCTGGGCCCCCTCGTCCGCGCCGCGGAGAGCAGCGGCTCGCAGCGCGTGCGCGCCACCGTGCAGAGCGCCGCCGAGCGCCTGGGCGACGCCAACCGCGAGCACCTGGTGCGCCTGCTGGCCGAGGCGGACGCGACGCTGGTGACTGGCGCCGCGCGGCTCGTCGGGCGGCTCCGCGTGCAGACGGCGGCGGGTGAGGTCACGCGCCTCCTGTCGCGCTCCGAGGCGGCGGTGCGGCTGGCGGCGGTGGAGGCGCTGCAGGAGATCCGCTCGCCGTCGTCGGCGGGGGCGCTGGAGGCGGCGCTGGAGGACGTGGACCGCGAGGTGCGCGTGGCCGCCGCACGCGCGCTCGGCACGCTGCGCTACGCCCCCGCGCGCCCCAAGCTGGAGGCCGCGCTCGACTCCAGGCGCCTGCGCGACTCCGAGCTCTCGGAGCGCATCGCCTTCTTCGAGGCGTACGGCGGCGTGGCGGGCGCGGAGGGGGTGCCGGTGCTGGACCGCGTGCTCAACGGCAAGAGCTGGCTGGGCCGCCGCGAGTCCGGGGAGACGAGGGCCTGCGCGGCGCTGGGCCTGGGCCGCATCCGCCACCCCGCCGCCGAGAAGGCGCTCAACGCCGCCGCCGCCGATGCGGACCCCGTGGTGCGGAGCGCGGTGGGCCGCGCCCTGCGGACGATGCGCCAGTGAGCGCCCCGGCCACCTCCACCGCGGCGCACTCCGGCGACGAGCGCTTGGTGCAGCAGCGAGGCCGCGAACTCCTCTTCGCCATGGCGTCCGCCACGCGCGCCCTCCAGCTCTACCCGCTGGAGAACCAGGCGGTGGTCAACGCCCTGGCCGAGCTGGACGCCACCGCGCGCGCCCTGCTGGACCAGGAGGGCGAGCTCTCCGTGCGCTACGTGGGCGACTTCTTCTTCGTCAACGACGTGCGGCTGCGCATCGACCTCGCCAGCTACGCCACGTTCGGGCTCGTGGGCCGCGCGCTGCACCGGCACGGGATCGGCACGGTGGAGGCGTTCCCCGGCGCGGGGGCGGGGGAGTGGACGGCGTTCCTGTCGCTGCTGATGGCGGAGCCGCACGCGGACGACCGCTTCGGCCACTTCGCGGAGCGGCTGGCCCGCAGCGCCGTCCTGCACCTGGCCGTGCACCCGGACCAGGATCGCGACCCGGAGACGGACGAGAACGCCCGTCAGATGGCGAAGCGCGCCTACGCCCACACCGTCGCCGTCGCGCGCGAGACGATGTCGGCGCTGCGCATGGGCAAGGGCGTCTCCATCCGCCCGGTGAAGCGCGCGGTGCAGTCCATCGTGGACCAGGTGCTCACCAACGAGAGCTCCATCTTCGGCCTCACCACGCTGCGCGACTACGACGAGTACACCTTCACCCACTCGGTGAACGTGTGCATCTTCTCGGTGGCGCTGGGGAAGAAGCTGGGCTTCGACAAGCATCAGCTGTACGAGCTGGGGCTGGGGGCGCTGCTGCACGACGTGGGCAAGGCGAAGATGCCGTGGGAGCTGATCAACAAGACCGGCCCCCTGACCACCGACGAGTTCAAGGTGATGCAGGAGCACCCCACGGAGGGGCTCCTCACCCTCTTCGCGATGCGGGGGCTGGCCGAGCTGCCGCTGCGAGCGATGCTGGTGGCGTACGAGCACCACATGAAGATCGACCAGACGGGCTACCCACGCTCGGTGAGGCCGCGCACCCCCTCGCTCTTCGGGCGCATCGTGGCGGTGGCGGACGGCTTCGACGCGGCGACCACCAAGCGCAGCTACCAGGCGCAGCCCTGGCCCGCCGACCACGTGCTGCGCGAGATGCGCGACAACCAGACGCGCGGCTTCGATCCGCTGATCGTGAAGGCGTTCATCAGCATGACGGGCATCTATCCGGTGGGCTCGCTGGTCATCCTGGACAGCTACGAGCTCGCCGTGGTGGTGGCCGCCAGCACCCGGCCGGATGCCATGCACCAGCCCACGGTGCGCATCATCCACGACTCCATGGGGATACCGCTCGACCCGGCGCCCCTGCTCGACCTCACGCAGCTGAACCCCGCCACGGGCGAGCCGCTGCGATCCATCATCAAGACCACCGATCCTGAGCGGTACGGAATCCATGTCGGCGACTATTTCGTCTGACCGAATGACCCTCGCGGACGCCTTCGCCGCCTGCCGCGCGCAGGGGCGGGCCGCCCTGATCCCCTACATCACCGCCGGCCACCCCTCACCCGCGGACACTCCAGCCCTCCTGCGCATGCTGGCCGAGGAGGGCGCCGACGTCATCGAGCTGGGCGTGCCGTTCAGCGACCCGCTGGCGGACGGGCCCACCATCCAGCGGTCGTCGTTCCAGGCGATCGAGCAGGGGGTGGACCTGCGCTGGACGCTGGAGCGGCTGGCCGAGTTCCGCGCCACGCACTCCACGCCGGTCGTCATCTTCACGTACCTGAACCCCATCCTGCGCCACGGCGTCGCGCGCTTCCTGGCGGATGCGGCGCACGCGGGCGCGCAGGGGGTGCTGGTGACGGACCTCCCCGTGGGCGCCGATCCGGAGCTGGAGGCCGCCTTCGCCGCATCGCCGCTCGACCTGATCCGCCTGATCGCCCCCACCACGCTCCCCGCCCGCGTCAGGGTGATCGCGGCGGCGGCGCGCGGCTTCGTGTACTACGTCTCGCGCACGGGCGTGACGGGGGCGCAGATGTCGCTCGCCGCCGGTCTGGCCGCCGAGGTGGACGCCGTCCGCGCCGCCACGTGTGTCCCGGTGGCGGTGGGCTTCGGCATCTCCACCCCGGAGCAGGCCGCCGTCGTCGCCGCAAACGCGGACGGCGTGGTGGTGGGGAGCGCGCTGGTGGACCTGCTGGGGCGCGCCGGCGTGGAGGGCGCGCGTCCCCTGGTGCGCGGGCTGCGCGCCGCGGTCCAGCGCCCGGGCTGAGATGGACACGGAGCGGGAGATGCCCTCGGTGATGCACCGCGTGCTCGCCGGCTACGCGCGCGGCGTGCTGTACGCGGGCGCGCTGCTCACCGTGGCCGTCGCCGTGTTCTACCCGCCGCGAACCATGGCGGGGTGGATCGCCGCGCTCGCCGGGACCGTGGCGGTGGCGCTGCTGCGGCTGGGCGCGGTGCCGCTCTCCAAGTTCGCGTACGTCACCATGACGGTGGTGCCGGTGGCGCCGCTCGTGATGATGGGCGAGCCCGCCGCCGCCGTCCTCGCCGCCTACCTGGGCACCGTGGCCGGCGATGCGCTGCGCCGCAAGGACATGGCGCCCACGCTGATCAACGCCGGGCGCGAGTCGCTCGCCGCCGTGGCCGGCGCGGGGGTGTTCGCGGCCGTCGTTTCCATCCGCGAGCAGGTGTACCCGTCCGGCATCGGCAGCGACGTCCTCTCGGCGGAGTGGATCCCCACCGTCGTCGCCTTCCTCCTGGCGTACTTCGCGGCGAGCCGCGGGCTCTTCTACTTCTCGCTGGCGTACCGCGGCAAGCTGAGCCAGGCGGAGTGGATGATCATCTTCCGCTACGAGGTGATCTCCGCGTTCCTGGGGATCATCGCCGCGCTGGCGGTGGCGGCGGCGCTCACCATGTACGGCACGCACCTGGGATGGGCCTTCATCCTGGCGTTCGTGATCTTCGCCGGCCTCCTGGCGCGCGCCCTGGTGGTGGAGGCGATCGCGTCCGAGGAGCTGCGCAAGGTGGTGGCGATGGAGGCGGTGATCGCCGCCGGGATGACGCTGCGCGAGTCGCTGGAGCAGATCGAGCGGCTGGCGGCGCGGCTGGTGGAGTGGCGCTGGCTGCGCATCTACGCGGGCGATGGAAACGGGCTGGAGCCCATCTACCCCTCCGCCAACGGCAGCGGCCCCCTCGCCGAGGCGAGCGACCTGCACGTGGAGGCCGCCGGGCGCTCCGAGGCCCTCGTCGTCGCCGACCTGCGCCGCGATGGGCGCGTCGACGGCGAGGGCGCCCGCTCGCTCGTGCTGCAGCCGCTCCAGTACGGGCGCACCGTGCTTGGGGTGCTGGAGATCGCGCACCACCGTCCGCGCGCGTACGGGCCCAGCGAGGTGCGGCTGATCGAGCGCTTCGGCCGCCAGGTCTCGCTCGCCCTGCAGCTCGACTCGCTGGTGCGCCCCATGACGCAGAGCGCGGGCGAGGTGGAGGGACAGCTCCGCGAGCTGGGCGGTCGCCTGGCCGAGCTGCGCGCCAGCGGGGTGGAGGTGGCCGAGCACGCCGCCGCCATGGGCGAGCAGGTGGCCGACCAGGGCGAGCGCACCGC from Longimicrobium sp. includes these protein-coding regions:
- a CDS encoding helix-turn-helix transcriptional regulator; the protein is MPIIVKLDDMLYARRMTLTELSERIGITLANLSILKTGKARAVRFSTLEAICEALQCQPGDLLAFSDGSEPPAS
- a CDS encoding HEAT repeat domain-containing protein, coding for MSDSLLQTSASASSAAHMAADPLRAEVREVVQGISKALRAHLLYEGKSPALDRFMELLAARMAQLWEQMPHLTLSVEERELHWHGAAVFQSDERDNLAFLLYRDGVREITLRRGFEEEELQRLVEILAHAHQVRGADVDDLLTIFWEKDWLCFRYRYVEALPDGVHLPDAVSGETKTVAAPRAEAEQAPRATVTTDDFREAVYFLDQTELNRLAAEVRAEMERDLWTGVLTALFDRLQDGTHARQEQVMEVLGDAIPTLLGAARVDLAAYVVGEMVSVATTARLAPGVLRGVRALFAQLAEPATVAELVRTVEEAGERVRDDDLSTLLSFFPPEALGPLVRAAESSGSQRVRATVQSAAERLGDANREHLVRLLAEADATLVTGAARLVGRLRVQTAAGEVTRLLSRSEAAVRLAAVEALQEIRSPSSAGALEAALEDVDREVRVAAARALGTLRYAPARPKLEAALDSRRLRDSELSERIAFFEAYGGVAGAEGVPVLDRVLNGKSWLGRRESGETRACAALGLGRIRHPAAEKALNAAAADADPVVRSAVGRALRTMRQ
- the trpD gene encoding anthranilate phosphoribosyltransferase is translated as MTTPDTASADDLGALIRAAATRPLSADEAERAFNEVMEGRATPVQMAALLVAIRVRGAVPSEVAGGVRALRRAMIPVPTDAAGLVDTCGTGGGAITTFNISTAAALLAAGAGVRVAKHGNRSFTSRCGSADVLEALGVRLDLPPDREAQVLEECGIVFMFAPLHHPAMKHVGPIRRELGMPTLMNVLGPVTNPAGARRQVVGVSDPALLELIAGALAELGHERALVVHGEPGLDEVSPIGTTEILEVNAGAVTRRTFDPATLGWEPFTARGLEGGDPQDNVRTVVSVLRGETGGVARAAVVLNAGAAIYVSGQAASLEDGIASAGAALDAGRGWDALQHLRDASRR
- the trpC gene encoding indole-3-glycerol phosphate synthase TrpC, with the protein product MISNILDRIVATKREELRGLAGTAPELRSRAADAPPPRGFATSLRRPGEVRLLAEVKRRSPSAGEIRPGADPAEVARAYQQGGAAAVSVLTDREYFGGDLDALRSVASAVALPVIRKDFVIDPLQVWEARGAGADAVLLIVRILDDELLRELHAQIRELGMDALVEAHNPDEVERALAAGATLLGINNRDLDTFVTDLDLSVRLAGAVPAGVTLVAESGIRAASDVDRLGAAGVDAILVGESLMRQEDLRAAAAALAGRPKVERV
- the lexA gene encoding transcriptional repressor LexA gives rise to the protein MALTKKQRQILDYVESFVETNGYSPSYEEIAEHFQYSSLATVHEHLTNLEQKGFLRKNYNKSRSLEVVRADLHAPAIELPLMGTVAAGLPLEVTDGLQETVTVPHDMVRRGNNYVLRVKGDSMIDEQIRDGDYIIVNSRQTADNGEMVVALVSDGTVGGSATVKKFYREKDGKVRLQPANPTMEPMYFPADAVQIQGIVVGVIRKY
- the trpB gene encoding tryptophan synthase subunit beta yields the protein MAREQRAGRFGEYGGRFVPETLITALDELEEVYAAAAADPAFWDELHALWRDFVGRPTPLYRARRLGEAAGADVWLKREDLNHTGAHKINNSLGQVLLARRMGKERIIAETGAGQHGVATATACALFGLRCIVYMGEEDVQRQALNVYRMKLLGAEVRPVSSGTRTLKDATNEAIRDWVTNVADTHYIIGSVVGPDPYPRMVRDFQSIIGRETREQMLAVEGRLPVAVVACVGGGSNAIGMFHPFVGDEGVELVGVEAAGEGLDTQRHAATLTLGKPGVLHGCLSYLLQDDAGQVAPAHSVSAGLDYPGVGPEHSALKDQGRATYAAVTDAEALDAFGRLARLEGIIPALETAHAIAYVLREGAKWAGKGPVVICLSGRGDKDVAQVAAMGTAVR
- a CDS encoding phosphoribosylanthranilate isomerase; this encodes MTHPEVKVCGLTRHEDARVAAEAGAAYLGAVFAPGGRRTVTPEAARVIFGDLPARRVGVFVDASLDELEAAGRAAGLDVVQLHGDETPELAAELRARGWTVWKALRPRTGAELAAEAPRWAGSVDALLLDGFSTAARGGTGASFPWAEVAAHRDAVPDGVALIAAGGLRPENVAEAAAILHPDVVDVSSGVESAPGLKDGEAVRRFIQAAHSPFPIPHSRQS
- a CDS encoding DUF2975 domain-containing protein; this encodes MPRPYPDALALTRRVLRIVIVLNLLLGFLILALLIATLVAQTFVVAALGVPPRNQSAALILGMRLVMVLGIASVPLAHLVLKRLQAIVDTVGQSDPFVAENAVRMRTIAWAVLGMELMHLAIGVIAAAVSTREQPFDVDWSFSFTPWVAVLLLFVLARVFEQGALMRDDLQGTV